One part of the Nitrospirota bacterium genome encodes these proteins:
- a CDS encoding energy-coupling factor ABC transporter permease has product MHMADALLSPAVGATFWAGTLGTITYCSKKLKSNLDEKLMPLMGVLGAFIFAAQMINFTIPATGSSGHLGGGLILAIVLGPYAAFLVMASVLTVQALFFADGGLLALGCNIWNLGIYPCFMAYPLIYKSLVKPGTSSGRIMMASILCGVVGLQLGAFSVVMQTSLSGRSELPFSTFLLLMQPVHLAIGIVEGFVTAGVINFIKAARPEILESAFSAQPLSTEISIKKVVAGLLIATLLTGGVLSWFASSNPDGLEWSIVKVLGKSRLSEADHGIAPALKSLQEKTAFFPEYGFPKTAEGEKRKDETSSWPAIDPGRSGSGIVGAALVLAAVLLIGGIIRVLRRKSA; this is encoded by the coding sequence ATGCATATGGCAGATGCGTTACTATCACCTGCGGTAGGGGCAACCTTTTGGGCGGGGACGTTAGGAACTATTACATATTGCTCAAAAAAGCTTAAGAGCAATCTGGATGAAAAATTAATGCCTCTTATGGGCGTCCTTGGGGCGTTCATCTTCGCTGCCCAGATGATAAACTTTACGATCCCTGCAACCGGATCATCCGGGCACCTTGGCGGCGGCCTGATCCTGGCTATCGTTCTGGGGCCATATGCGGCCTTTCTTGTCATGGCATCGGTTCTTACGGTCCAGGCGCTTTTTTTTGCCGACGGGGGCCTTCTTGCCCTTGGCTGCAATATCTGGAATCTGGGCATCTATCCCTGTTTCATGGCCTATCCCCTGATATACAAATCTCTGGTCAAGCCGGGAACCAGCTCAGGCAGGATTATGATGGCATCGATACTATGCGGTGTGGTGGGACTGCAGCTCGGAGCTTTTTCTGTTGTCATGCAGACATCGCTGTCGGGCAGGAGCGAACTTCCCTTCAGTACCTTTCTGCTGCTGATGCAGCCTGTACATCTGGCCATTGGTATTGTTGAGGGATTTGTTACCGCCGGGGTCATCAACTTTATAAAGGCAGCCCGCCCGGAGATCCTCGAAAGTGCTTTTTCGGCTCAACCTTTATCCACAGAAATTTCGATCAAAAAGGTTGTTGCCGGTCTGTTGATTGCAACTCTGCTCACCGGGGGAGTTCTCTCATGGTTTGCGTCCTCCAATCCTGACGGTCTCGAATGGTCCATTGTAAAGGTCCTTGGCAAATCCAGGCTTTCTGAGGCAGATCACGGGATAGCTCCGGCACTGAAGTCATTACAGGAGAAGACCGCGTTTTTCCCTGAGTATGGTTTTCCGAAGACCGCAGAGGGAGAAAAAAGAAAAGATGAGACCTCCTCCTGGCCCGCAATTGATCCCGGCAGATCCGGCTCCGGCATTGT